The Bacteroides ovatus genomic interval GCTTTTTCTTCAGGTGGAAATTTAGGAACCAGATTCATCAGCCGTAATATCTGATTTTGTCGTTTTAATATGTATGACGAAGGTTTCGCCGAGTTAAACCGTATCGGATTGGGCAGAGTAGCGGCGATAAGTGCGCATTGTCCCCGGGTCAACTGGGCAGCTGTTGTTCCGAATTTGACCTTTGCGGTAGCTTGCGCGCCGTAGATGCCATTTCCCATTTCTATAGAGTTGAGATAGACTTCCATGATTCGTTCTTTCGACCAGAACAGTTCGATGAGAAACGTAAAGTAGACTTCGAGTCCCTTGCGTACCCACGAAGATTGCGGCCATAAGAACACATTCTTGGCTGTCTGCTGACTAATGGTGCTTGCTCCTCGTTTCCGTTTGCGTGTTTCGTTCTCTTTCATCGCTTTCTTGATTTCTACAAGATCGAATCCGTTGTGTTCGGCAAAACGGTTGTCTTCGGAGGCTATGACCGCCATCGGCAGATTGGGAGATATCTTATCAAAAGAAACCCACGTGTGCTTCCACGTGGGTTTATCTCCTGAAAAAATCTGCTGAACGCTTCGAATAACCATCAACGGAGTGACATAAACCGGCATAAACCGATACACAATCACTGCCAACAGAGTGGATGCAAAGAAGAAAATCAGCAGGTTGCGCGTATAGCGCAGAATTTTTTTAATTAGCAGCTGCTTGTGCATCTTTAATCATTTGTTCACTTGCGTACATGTATACTTCTACACGACGGTTTTGTTCGCGACCGGCAGCAGTATCATTGCTTGCAACGGGATCGCTTTCACCCATTCCCTGTACACCTTTGATCTGATTGGTGGAAACACCACAGCTCAACAAATAACTGGACACGCTCTGTGCACGTTCTTGTGACAAGTTCAGATTTTTCTGTTGGCTTTGTGCGGCAGTGCTGTTTTTCCAGCCCTGGTTGTCAGTGTATCCGTAGATAGACACGTCCATATCCCGGTTCTGATTGAGCACATTGTTGGCAAACTTGCTTAAAGCAGATTTAGCAGCAGCACTTAGATTTGCATTACCGGTAGTGAAAAGAATACCCGAGTCGAATGTTACTTTCACGGCTTGCAATCCGTTGTTGTCTGTTATCTGTTCTACTTGTGCGCCTTCAATTTGTTTTGCTTCTGCTGCTGCTTTGTCCATCTTCTTACCGATAAGAGCACCCGTACCTGCACCTACTGCCGTACCGATAGCAGCACCAATAGCGGCACCTTTACCTTTACCGATAACACCTCCCAGGATTGCACCCAGTGCAGCACCCGAACCACCACCGATAGCAGCACCTTTACCAGTGTTGTTCATACTTCCACAGCTACCAAATATCATGGCAATACTCATGAAGAGAACCATAAATTTCATCTTGTTCATAATGTTGATGTTTTTTTTAATTGGTTTATAAATAATGTTTTTATACGAATCGCTTCGTATTATAAATAACAATGCAAAGATACATATTATTTGGCAAGCATGTACTTTTTAAGTTAAAATAACTCGGATGAATCCCTTTGTTTGTTAATAAAGGAAAACGAACATTATCCTTTTATCGTTGAAGGAATACTTAAGCA includes:
- a CDS encoding OmpA family protein, with protein sequence MNKMKFMVLFMSIAMIFGSCGSMNNTGKGAAIGGGSGAALGAILGGVIGKGKGAAIGAAIGTAVGAGTGALIGKKMDKAAAEAKQIEGAQVEQITDNNGLQAVKVTFDSGILFTTGNANLSAAAKSALSKFANNVLNQNRDMDVSIYGYTDNQGWKNSTAAQSQQKNLNLSQERAQSVSSYLLSCGVSTNQIKGVQGMGESDPVASNDTAAGREQNRRVEVYMYASEQMIKDAQAAAN
- the mtgA gene encoding monofunctional biosynthetic peptidoglycan transglycosylase, whose product is MHKQLLIKKILRYTRNLLIFFFASTLLAVIVYRFMPVYVTPLMVIRSVQQIFSGDKPTWKHTWVSFDKISPNLPMAVIASEDNRFAEHNGFDLVEIKKAMKENETRKRKRGASTISQQTAKNVFLWPQSSWVRKGLEVYFTFLIELFWSKERIMEVYLNSIEMGNGIYGAQATAKVKFGTTAAQLTRGQCALIAATLPNPIRFNSAKPSSYILKRQNQILRLMNLVPKFPPEEKAVEKKKSKNKKSK